In the genome of Cryptomeria japonica chromosome 8, Sugi_1.0, whole genome shotgun sequence, one region contains:
- the LOC131054973 gene encoding AP2-like ethylene-responsive transcription factor AIL6: MGIAIPCTTLTCKYSGGTDLYANFAIKSYACAEYYEKSLMDLRNLPFNSARVYSSAYRGVTKHRFTGRYEVHLWEKMNDNRSRKGKQVYLGGYEQEEKAARAYDLAALKYWGQEAVTNFPIITYEKELKEMQNRSKQEYINFIRRDSTSFSRGRSVYRGVTRHRNEKKWQARIGRVAGHKDLYLGKFETEEEAAKAYDIAVIKYKGPSALTNFEISRYDLEAIMSTELPVERTEHLASTGVQEMESIERIENFLKDAADAQAENNVNKSIITTGSTESSLTGTVRHSNASATPSNAALEQPVQASPIMACYQKQNPAAQQFMPTNKNYDFLYNLTGFEPGAIDEHGISKTISKTMASAQGLVMGDSSFPSHSSLAAQFIDTQEEFVASNTLASEYMLPVGTFTRSIVCSPGKPSGFVRAGYENLQEGLVNSRTPSSGNMLSVGTFPRSIFCSPAQASGIVRAAYVNVIIPQSNWMASSLQYPENGPIEKPACQASQSEPIAETACQAPMFNIWSDIQL; encoded by the exons ATGGGTATTGCTATTCCATGCACCACGTTAACTTGCAAATACAGTGGAGGCACCGATTTATATGCAAACTTTGCCATTAAG TCATATGCATGTGCAGAATATTACGAGAAGAGCTTGATGGATCTCAGAAACCTGCCCTTCAATTCAGCTCGAGTCTACAGTTCAGCCTACCGTGGAGTTACTAA GCATAGATTTACAGGAAGATATGAAGTCCATCTCTGGGAAAAAATGAATGATAATAGGAGCCGCAAGGGTAAACAAG TATATCTCG GCGGCTATGAGCAGGAAGAGAAAGCTGCTAGAGCTTATGATCTGGCAGCTCTCAAGTACTGGGGTCAAGAAGCTGTGACAAACTTTCCG ATTATAACATATGAGAAAGAGCTGAAAGAAATGCAAAACAGGTCGAAACAAGAATATATTAATTTTATAAGGAG GGATAGTACTAGCTTTTCGAGGGGTAGATCAGTTTATCGAGGAGTGACAAG GCACAGAAATGAAAAAAAGTGGCAGGCTAGAATTGGGAGAGTTGCAGGGCACAAAGATTTGTATCTAGGAAAATTCG AGACTGAGGAAGAGGCGGCCAAAGCTTATGACATTGCCGTCATCAAATACAAAGGACCAAGTGCTCTTACAAACTTTGAAATAAGTAGATATGATCTGGAAGCCATCATGAGCACCGAATTACCCGTAGAACGGACAGAACACCTCGCTAGTACTGGAGTACAAGAAATGGAAAGCATAGAACGTATTGAGAATTTTCTGAAAGATGCAGCAGACGCTCAGGCTGAGAATAATGTGAACAAATCTATCATCACTACTGGTAGCACAGAGAGCTCACTAACGGGCACAGTCAGACATTCTAATGCTTCTGCTACACCATCCAATGCTGCTCTTGAGCAGCCTGTTCAAGCTTCTCCAATAATGGCATGCTATCAGAAACAGAACCCTGCAGCACAGCAATTCATGCCCACAAACAAAAACTATGATTTTCTCTACAATCTGACCGGTTTCGAACCAGGAGCCATTGATGAGCATGGAATCTCAAAAACTATCTCAAAAACTATGGCATCTGCTCAAGGACTAGTAATGGGGGATTCCTCTTTTCCATCACACAGTTCTCTGGCAGCCCAATTCATTGATACCCAAGAAGAATTTGTTGCTTCAAATACGCTAGCCTCTGAATATATGCTGCCTGTGGGTACCTTCACCAGAAGCATAGTTTGCTCTCCTGGGAAGCCCTCAGGTTTTGTGAGAGCTGGCTATGAGAATCTCCAAGAAGGATTAGTTAATTCAAGGACACCATCCTCTGGAAACATGCTGTCTGTGGGTACCTTCCCCAGAAGCATATTCTGCTCTCCTGCGCAGGCCTCGGGTATTGTGAGAGCTGCTTATGTGAATGTAATAATACCTCAGAGCAACTGGATGGCATCCTCTCTTCAGTATCCAGAAAATGGGCCTATTGAAAAACCCGCATGTCAAGCTTCTCAAAGTGAGCCTATTGCAGAAACAGCATGTCAAGCTCCTATGTTCAATATCTGGAGTGATATACAGCTGTGA